A genomic segment from Malus domestica chromosome 05, GDT2T_hap1 encodes:
- the LOC139196147 gene encoding uncharacterized protein encodes MTIFKSHNLLGYAENGYELPSYEKQMDGKIANQETFNKAWDMLKQEYKGDYQVMAMKLQGIRLDFENARMSNGESLFDYLTRLLAWVSQMKMHGGDLLNKIMVEKLYISLTPTYVTIVSFIEGTKKISEIDPTESTTTPKGFEQR; translated from the exons ATGACTATATTCAAGTCTCACAATCTTTTGGGTTATGCTGAAAATGGCTATGAACTTCCCTCAtatgagaagcaaatggatgGGAA GATTGCAAATCAGGAGACATTTAACAAAGCTTGGGATATGTTGAAGCAGGAATACAAAGGCGATTATCAGGTCATGGCAATGAAATTACAAGGTATTCGTCTTGATTTTGAGAATGCTAGAATGAGTAATGGTGAATCTCTGTTTGATTATTTGACTAGATTGCTTGCTTGGGTGAGTCAAATGAAAATGCACGGAGGGGatttgttaaataaaattatggtAGAGAAGCTGTACATTAGCCTAACTCCTACTTATGTTACTATTGTATCTTTTATTGAGGGTACAAAGAAAATCAGTGAGATTGATCCAACTGAGTCTACAACAACACCCAAAGGTTTTGAGCAAAGATGA